In Rhizobium sp. CIAT894, the genomic window GTGGCCGCCAGTGCGGCGGCATTCGCCGCCTGGTCGTGATCGAGAGCATACGGGTAAGGCACGAGCACGGCAGGCCGGCCGATGACGGAGATTTCCGAAACCGTCGAGGCGCCAGAGCGGCAGATGACGAGATGCGCTTTCGCCAGCCGCTCGGCCATGTCGGTGAAGAAGGGGGCGATATCGGCGCCCATCTCCAGCTTGGCAACGCAGCCGCCGACCCTTTCCATGTCCTCGGGGCGCACCTGCTGGGTGATGCGAAGGCGCAGGCGAAGCGCGTCGTCGAGCAGGCTGATCGCCGTCGGCAGCGCCGTGGAGAAATACTGCGCGCCCTGGCTGCCGCCGAAGACGACGAGATTGAAGGCCTCGCCTGCATGCGACGGCGTATAAGGCACCTCGGCGGCTGCGATGATTGCCGGGCGGACGGGATTGCCCGTCGTCACCGTCTTGTCCGCGAAGGCAGTGCCGCCCTCCGGCAGGAAGCCGCCGGCAATGGCCTGCACACGGGTCGCCAGGGCCTTGTTGGCGCGACCCATCACGGCATTCTGCTCGTGGATCATCGACGGTACGCCGAGCCGCGTAGCGGCAAGCAGCGGCGGCACTGTCGGATAACCGCCGAAACCGACGACAATGACCGGCCGCAACCGCTGGATCAGCTTCTTTGCCGCCCGCATACCGTTCCAAAGTGTCCATAGCGAGCGGGCGACGGCGATCGGGTTTTTCGAGCCGATCGTTGCCGACGGCACGACATGGATCTCCTCGGCCGGGAACTTGCCGGCATAACGCTCGGCCCGGCTGTCAGTGACGAGATGCACCGAATAGCCGCGCTCCTTCAGCTTGAAGGCGAGCGCCTCCGCCGGGAACACATGGCCGCCGGTCCCCCCGGCGGCAAGCAGCACGATGCCTTTGCTCATAATCTTTTACTCCGCCGGCATGCCGTGCGGGACGCGGAAGAGGCTCCGGTCCTGCGCACGTTTTTCCGGCCGATGGCGCGTCAACGCCAGAATGAAGCCTGCGGTGACGCAGATCGCCACCATCGACGAGCCGCCGTAGGAAATCAGCGGCAGCGTCATGCCCTTCGCCGGCAGCAGTTCGAGATTGACGCCGACATTGATGATCGACTGGATGCCCATCTGCAGCACCAGGCCGGCGACGGCGAAGCGGTTGAAATCGTTGCGCTCGCGATAGGCATGCGAGAGGCCGCGCAGCACCAGCACGGAAAACAGCGCGACGAGCGCCATGCAGAAGACGATGCCGAACTCCTCGGCCGCGACCGAGAAGATGAAGTCGGTATGCGCATCCGGGATGATGCGCTTGACGATGCCTTCGCCGGGTCCCTGGCCAAACCAGCTGCCGCGAATGATTGCCTCGCGCGCAGTGTCGATCTGGAACGTGTCGCCTTCGCCGGTCATGAACTTGTCTATTCGCAGCGCCACGTGCGGGAAGACGTAATAGGCAGTGACCAGGCCGCCGGCCCCGCCGACGCCGAGCAGCATGATCCAGATCCACGGCATGCCGGCCATGAAGAACATCCCGCCCCAGACGGCCGTCGTCAGGATGGTCTGACCAAGGTCCGGCTGCGCGACGAGAAGAGCGGCGACGATGCCAAAGAGGATGATGGCGAAGAGATTGCCGGGGATTTCAGGCTGGCGCGCATGTTCGGCAAACAGCCAGGCGCAGACCACGACGAAGGCGGGCTTCATGAACTCCGAAGGCTGGATGGAGAGGCCGGCGATCCAGATCCAGCGCCTGCCGCCCTTGACCTCCTGCCCGACGAACAGCACCAGCACCATCATGGCAAGCGAGATGATCAAAAGCAGGATTGCGGTTCGCCGCACCTGGCGCGGCGTCAGGAACGACAGCCCGAGCATGACGCCGATCGAGGGGATCATGAAGGCGGCGTGGCGCTTGACGAAGTGGAAGGGCTCGAGCCCGATGCGCTCGGCAACGGCAGGAGATGCCGCGAAGGACAGCATGAAGCCGATGCCCATCAGGAAGATGAACATCGCCAGGAAGAAGCGGTCGATGGTCCAGAACCAATCGGCCAGAGGCCCACGTTCCGCGCGGCTTACCATGTCATTTCTCTCCTGTTGCCGGACCGATCAGCATCGTCATTCCGTCAAGTGCCGCCACGTGGCCGACGAAGGCATCGCCCCTGACTTCGAAGTTCTTATACTGGTCGAAGCTTGCGCAAGCCGGGGATAACATCACCGCCGAAGAGCCGCTCTCGTCGCGCTCCGCATCGGCTGCCGCGTGCGCGACCGCCCGCTCCAGTGTGCCGGAGATCTCGTACGGCACGGCCTCGCCGAGAGTGGCTGCAAATTCCGCCGCCGCCTCACCGATCAGATAGGCCTTGGCGATATGGGGGAAATAGGGCGCGAGCGTCGTGATGCCGCCTGATTTCGGCAGACCACCGGCAATCCAGTAGATGCGATCATAGCTCGAAAGCGCGGGTGCTGCCGCATCGGCATTCGTCGCCTTGGAATCGTTGACGAAGACGACGCGGCCGCGTTTACCCACAGGCTGCATGCGGTGCTTGAGGCCGGGAAACGAGGCAAGGCCTGCGCGAATGTCGTCGGCGGAAACGCCGACCGCAAGGCAGGCGGCAACCGCGGCGGCCGCGTTCTGCGCATTGTGGCTGCCGCGCAGCGTCTGGATACCGTCGAGATCGGCGAAAGGCAGCATGGCGCCGCCGCCGGCCTGAACGAGCTTGCTGCCCTCGGCATAAATGCCCGATGCCACCACGTTGCGGCGCGAGATGCGCACCACCTTGACGCCTGCCCGCTCGACGCGGTCGGCGATCAGCGCCGAATGACTGTCGTCGATGCCGACGATCGCGGTATCGCTGCCGGCGACCAGCCGCTCCTTGACGTCGGCATAATGCTGCATCGTGCCGTGACGGTCGAGATGATCGGGCGTCAGATTGAGCAGGATGCCGGCAGAGGGGTCCAGCGTCGGCGCCAGGTCGATCTGGTAGGAGGAGCACTCGACAACGTAGTAACGCTCGGCCTTCGGCGGATCGAGCGTCAGAACCGCGGTGCCGATATTGCCGCCGAGCTGCGTATCATAGCCCGCGGATTTCAGGATATGGGCGATCAGCGCCGTCGTCGTCGACTTGCCGTTGGTGCCGGTGATGGCGATGAAGGGGCAATCCGGCGCATGGGCGCGGCGCTCGCGCACGAAGAGTTCGACGTCGCCGACAATATCGACGCCGGCGGCGCGCGCAAGATCGACGGTCCAGTGCGGCTTCGGATGAGTGAGCGGCACGCCGGGCGACAGCACGAACAGTGCCTGCTGGCTCCAGTCGATCGTATGAAGGTCTTCGGTCCTGATACCCTCAGCCGCAGCCTTGGCGACGCTGTCAGGATTATCGTCCCAGGCGGTCACATCGGCGCCGCCCGCAATCAGCGCGCGGGCAGTGGCAAAACCGGAGCCGCCGAGCCCGAAGAGCGCGACCTTCCTGTCCCTGAGCGTCGTGACCGGGATCATTGCCACCTCACCGCAGCTTCAGCGTCGACAGGCCGAGCATGGCAAGGCCGACCGCGATGATCCAGAAGCGGATCACCACCTGGCTCTCGGTCCAGCCCTTCTTCTCGAAGTGATGATGGATCGGCGCCATCAGGAAGACGCGCCGGCCGGTCATCTTGAAGAAGCCGACCTGGATGATGACCGAGAGCGTCTCCATGACGAAGAGGCCGCCGATGATCGCCATGACGATCTCGTGCTTGGTGGCGACGGCGACGGTGCCGATCGTGCCGCCGAGTGCGAGCGAACCGGTGTCACCCATGAAGATGGCCGCCGGCGGCGCGTTGAACCAGAGAAAGCCGAGGCCGGCGCCGATGACGGCGCCGAGCACCACGGCAAGCTCGCCGGTGCCGGGCACGAAATTGATCTGCAGATAGTTCGCAAACACCACGTTGCCGGCGAGATAGGCGATGACGCCGAAGGAGGCGGCGGCGATCATGACAGGCACGATGGCAAGCCCGTCGAGGCCGTCCGTCAGGTTGACGGCATTACCGGCGCCGACGATGACGAAGCCGCCGAAGACGACGAACATGATGCCGAGATTGATCAGGAAGTCCTTGAAGAAGGGAAAGGCAATCGAGGAACCGAAGGTCGAGCCGGCAGTCCCCGAGGCAAGGGCGGTGCGCATCATGAAGTAGACGGCGATGCCGGCGATCACGAATTCGATGCCGAGGCGCGCCTTGCCGGAGAAGCCCTTGTGGCTCTGCTTGGTCACCTTGAGATAATCGTCATAGAAGCCGATCGCACCGAAGCCGAGCGTCACCAGCAGCGTGGCGACGACATAGACGTTGGAAAGATCGGCCCAGAGCAGCGACGCGCCGACGATGCCGGCAAGGATCATCAGCCCGCCCATGGTCGGCGTGCCGGCCTTCTTGAAATGCGTCTGCGGTCCGTCGGCGCGGATTGGCTGGCCTTTGCCCTGGCGGATGCGCAGCGAATTGATGATCGTCGGCCCGAACAGGAAAACGATCAGCGCTGAGGTGAAAAGAGCGGCCCCTGTGCGGAAGGTAATATATCTGAACAGGTTCAGAAATTTGAAATATTCCGACAGTTCGACAAGCCAGATCAGCATTCAGGGCCCCTTGTTTACCCGATCAAAGTTCGCGTTGCGTGTCGGAAAATGGTGGGAACTTGTCAAGGAGCGCGGCGACGATCTTGCCGAAACCGATGCCCAGAGACGATTTCACCATGAACACGTCGCCTGGTACGACCGAGTCCAGTACATAATCCGTCAATTCGCTGGTGTTCTCGCGATATTCGACATGGACGCTTTCCGGCAGTGATTCCTTGAGCGCAGCCATCTCCGCTCCGGCGAGCCAGACATGTTCGATGCCGGCCGCAAGCAGCGGCACGGCGAGATCGCTATGAACCTTCTGCGCATACTCGCCCATCTCCAGCATGTCGCCGAGCACGGCGATACGGCGTCCGCGGCCGGTCGGCTCGGAGGCCGCCAGCAATGCGATCGCCGCGCGCATCGAAGCCGGATTGGCGTTGTAGCTCTCGTCGATCAGCGTGAAGCT contains:
- the murG gene encoding undecaprenyldiphospho-muramoylpentapeptide beta-N-acetylglucosaminyltransferase, whose amino-acid sequence is MSKGIVLLAAGGTGGHVFPAEALAFKLKERGYSVHLVTDSRAERYAGKFPAEEIHVVPSATIGSKNPIAVARSLWTLWNGMRAAKKLIQRLRPVIVVGFGGYPTVPPLLAATRLGVPSMIHEQNAVMGRANKALATRVQAIAGGFLPEGGTAFADKTVTTGNPVRPAIIAAAEVPYTPSHAGEAFNLVVFGGSQGAQYFSTALPTAISLLDDALRLRLRITQQVRPEDMERVGGCVAKLEMGADIAPFFTDMAERLAKAHLVICRSGASTVSEISVIGRPAVLVPYPYALDHDQAANAAALAATGGAKVIAQSELSPEKIAAILTAVMNDPEKLEHMAAAAKLAGKPDAANLLADMVEAIAAKRTIAEFKRTRA
- the ftsW gene encoding putative lipid II flippase FtsW codes for the protein MVSRAERGPLADWFWTIDRFFLAMFIFLMGIGFMLSFAASPAVAERIGLEPFHFVKRHAAFMIPSIGVMLGLSFLTPRQVRRTAILLLIISLAMMVLVLFVGQEVKGGRRWIWIAGLSIQPSEFMKPAFVVVCAWLFAEHARQPEIPGNLFAIILFGIVAALLVAQPDLGQTILTTAVWGGMFFMAGMPWIWIMLLGVGGAGGLVTAYYVFPHVALRIDKFMTGEGDTFQIDTAREAIIRGSWFGQGPGEGIVKRIIPDAHTDFIFSVAAEEFGIVFCMALVALFSVLVLRGLSHAYRERNDFNRFAVAGLVLQMGIQSIINVGVNLELLPAKGMTLPLISYGGSSMVAICVTAGFILALTRHRPEKRAQDRSLFRVPHGMPAE
- the murD gene encoding UDP-N-acetylmuramoyl-L-alanine--D-glutamate ligase, with protein sequence MIPVTTLRDRKVALFGLGGSGFATARALIAGGADVTAWDDNPDSVAKAAAEGIRTEDLHTIDWSQQALFVLSPGVPLTHPKPHWTVDLARAAGVDIVGDVELFVRERRAHAPDCPFIAITGTNGKSTTTALIAHILKSAGYDTQLGGNIGTAVLTLDPPKAERYYVVECSSYQIDLAPTLDPSAGILLNLTPDHLDRHGTMQHYADVKERLVAGSDTAIVGIDDSHSALIADRVERAGVKVVRISRRNVVASGIYAEGSKLVQAGGGAMLPFADLDGIQTLRGSHNAQNAAAAVAACLAVGVSADDIRAGLASFPGLKHRMQPVGKRGRVVFVNDSKATNADAAAPALSSYDRIYWIAGGLPKSGGITTLAPYFPHIAKAYLIGEAAAEFAATLGEAVPYEISGTLERAVAHAAADAERDESGSSAVMLSPACASFDQYKNFEVRGDAFVGHVAALDGMTMLIGPATGEK
- the mraY gene encoding phospho-N-acetylmuramoyl-pentapeptide-transferase → MLIWLVELSEYFKFLNLFRYITFRTGAALFTSALIVFLFGPTIINSLRIRQGKGQPIRADGPQTHFKKAGTPTMGGLMILAGIVGASLLWADLSNVYVVATLLVTLGFGAIGFYDDYLKVTKQSHKGFSGKARLGIEFVIAGIAVYFMMRTALASGTAGSTFGSSIAFPFFKDFLINLGIMFVVFGGFVIVGAGNAVNLTDGLDGLAIVPVMIAAASFGVIAYLAGNVVFANYLQINFVPGTGELAVVLGAVIGAGLGFLWFNAPPAAIFMGDTGSLALGGTIGTVAVATKHEIVMAIIGGLFVMETLSVIIQVGFFKMTGRRVFLMAPIHHHFEKKGWTESQVVIRFWIIAVGLAMLGLSTLKLR